The region TCCAAAGATGACTACTTGGTGGTTATAGTGTCTAATCATGTAACACCTGTGCAGTTTTTCTCATTAAGAGCTAATGTGTGGAAATATATTCAGAGTACCGATTTACCTCCCTTGAACCTTTGTTATAATCATAGACCCGGGTTGCTCTTGAACGAGGCCATTCACTGGTTGGCTTGTGGCCATGATAAAACAAAGAATGTTATTGTTGCTTTTGATTTATTGGAAAGAAGACTTCTAGAGATACCCCTACCAGATGATCTTGCCTGTAATCTTAAATCTTGTGCATTGTTGGCGCATGGAGGACTTTTGAGTGTTTATGTTAAGAGAAGTGACACACTTGAAATATTTGTTATGGAAAAATACAAAATACAGTCTTCTTGGACCAAGACCATTGTTGTATCTTTGAGTGGTACTGACATTTTCTCAATATGCTCTACAAAAAGTGGTGATATTGTTATGCATAGTATGACAGGACTTGAGAAGTATACTGATAAAGGAGAACAACTACTGGAGCATTGCGTGGGTGGTGGTCTTCTAATTTCCCAAGTGTACATGTACACAGAGTCTATCCTTTCACTCCCTGATGCCAAAGGGCAAAGCTGAAAAAATGCCTGACATTAACAAATGAGAATGAAATTTGTATTGTGAAATCTTGTGACATTATGATGCATTGAACTAGGGGAAGTGATTTAGGTAGAATAATGAAACTACCtcgaatttttttattttgttacaagaggaagactTCTTGCATATTGCCTTGAAATTTGAGGACACTGGTTAGG is a window of Lotus japonicus ecotype B-129 chromosome 5, LjGifu_v1.2 DNA encoding:
- the LOC130720688 gene encoding F-box/kelch-repeat protein At3g23880-like, with amino-acid sequence MKTEAQHLPQDLITEILLRLPVKSLIRFKAVCKFWRSLISDPLFANSHFELATPRLVFTTDSDYDIQTIDLDGRLHSNPFFEPINLDFLHSFFTFIEGSCRGFLLLRYYESLHLWNPATRVHRPIPSISAIEDPGCQFGFGYDSSKDDYLVVIVSNHVTPVQFFSLRANVWKYIQSTDLPPLNLCYNHRPGLLLNEAIHWLACGHDKTKNVIVAFDLLERRLLEIPLPDDLACNLKSCALLAHGGLLSVYVKRSDTLEIFVMEKYKIQSSWTKTIVVSLSGTDIFSICSTKSGDIVMHSMTGLEKYTDKGEQLLEHCVGGGLLISQVYMYTESILSLPDAKGQS